The following proteins come from a genomic window of Rattus norvegicus strain BN/NHsdMcwi chromosome 8, GRCr8, whole genome shotgun sequence:
- the B3gat1 gene encoding galactosylgalactosylxylosylprotein 3-beta-glucuronosyltransferase 1 isoform X2 encodes MGNEELWAQPALEMPKRRDILAIVLIVLPWTLLITVWHQSSLAPLLAVHKDEGSDPRHEAPPGADPREYCMSDRDIVEVVRTEYVYTRPPPWSDTLPTIHVVTPTYSRPVQKAELTRMANTLLHVPNLHWLVVEDAPRRTPLTARLLRDTGLNYTHLHVETPRNYKLRGDARDPRIPRGTMQRNLALRWLRETFPRNSTQPGVVYFADDDNTYSLELFEEMRSTRRVSVWPVAFVGGLRYEAPRVNGAGKVVGWKTVFDPHRPFAIDMAGFAVNLRLILQRSQAYFKLRGVKGGYQESSLLRELVTLNDLEPKAANCTKILVWHTRTEKPVLVNEGKKGFTDPSVEI; translated from the exons ATGG GTAATGAGGAGCTGTGGGCGCAGCCAGCCTTGGAGATGCCGAAGAGAAGGGACATCCTCGCGATTGTCCTCATTGTGCTTCCCTGGACACTGCTCATCACCGTCTGGCACCAGAGCAGCCTCGCACCTCTGCTTGCTGTGCACAAGG ATGAGGGAAGTGACCCCCGCCATGAGGCACCACCCGGTGCGGACCCTAGGGAGTACTGCATGTCCGACCGTGACATCGTGGAGGTGGTGCGCACAGAGTACGTGTACACGAGGCCGCCACCGTGGTCCGACACGCTGCCCACCATCCATGTGGTGACGCCCACCTACAGTAGACCGGTGCAGAAGGCAGAGCTGACGCGAATGGCCAACACGCTATTGCATGTGCCCAACCTTCACTGGCTGGTGGTGGAGGATGCTCCACGTAGGACGCCCCTCACAGCGCGCCTGCTGCGCGACACTGGCCTCAACTATACACACCTGCACGTAGAGACACCACGCAACTACAAGCTGCGAGGTGACGCCCGAGACCCTCGCATCCCACGTGGCACCATGCAGCGCAATCTGGCCCTGCGCTGGTTGCGGGAGACCTTCCCACGGAACTCCACTCAGCCGGGTGTAGTGTACTTCGCAGATGACGACAACACGTACAGTCTGGAGCTCTTTGAAGAG ATGCGCAGCACAAGAAGGGTGTCCGTGTGGCCTGTGGCCTTTGTTGGCGGCCTTCGGTATGAGGCCCCCCGGGTGAATGGGGCAGGGAAAGTGGTtggctggaagacagtcttcgaCCCCCACCGGCCATTTGCAATAGACATGGCTGGATTTGCTGTCAACCTCCGGCTCATCTTGCAACGAAGCCAGGCCTACTTTAAGCTACGTGGGGTAAAAGGAGGCTACCAGGAAAGCAGTCTCCTTCGAGAACTTGTCACCCTCAATGATCTAGAGCCCAAGGCAGCAAACTGTACCAAG ATCCTGGTCTGGCATACGCGAACAGAGAAGCCAGTGCTGGTGAATGAGGGGAAGAAGGGCTTCACTGACCCCTCGGTGGAGATCTGA
- the B3gat1 gene encoding galactosylgalactosylxylosylprotein 3-beta-glucuronosyltransferase 1 isoform X1 has protein sequence MPKRRDILAIVLIVLPWTLLITVWHQSSLAPLLAVHKDEGSDPRHEAPPGADPREYCMSDRDIVEVVRTEYVYTRPPPWSDTLPTIHVVTPTYSRPVQKAELTRMANTLLHVPNLHWLVVEDAPRRTPLTARLLRDTGLNYTHLHVETPRNYKLRGDARDPRIPRGTMQRNLALRWLRETFPRNSTQPGVVYFADDDNTYSLELFEEMRSTRRVSVWPVAFVGGLRYEAPRVNGAGKVVGWKTVFDPHRPFAIDMAGFAVNLRLILQRSQAYFKLRGVKGGYQESSLLRELVTLNDLEPKAANCTKILVWHTRTEKPVLVNEGKKGFTDPSVEI, from the exons ATGCCGAAGAGAAGGGACATCCTCGCGATTGTCCTCATTGTGCTTCCCTGGACACTGCTCATCACCGTCTGGCACCAGAGCAGCCTCGCACCTCTGCTTGCTGTGCACAAGG ATGAGGGAAGTGACCCCCGCCATGAGGCACCACCCGGTGCGGACCCTAGGGAGTACTGCATGTCCGACCGTGACATCGTGGAGGTGGTGCGCACAGAGTACGTGTACACGAGGCCGCCACCGTGGTCCGACACGCTGCCCACCATCCATGTGGTGACGCCCACCTACAGTAGACCGGTGCAGAAGGCAGAGCTGACGCGAATGGCCAACACGCTATTGCATGTGCCCAACCTTCACTGGCTGGTGGTGGAGGATGCTCCACGTAGGACGCCCCTCACAGCGCGCCTGCTGCGCGACACTGGCCTCAACTATACACACCTGCACGTAGAGACACCACGCAACTACAAGCTGCGAGGTGACGCCCGAGACCCTCGCATCCCACGTGGCACCATGCAGCGCAATCTGGCCCTGCGCTGGTTGCGGGAGACCTTCCCACGGAACTCCACTCAGCCGGGTGTAGTGTACTTCGCAGATGACGACAACACGTACAGTCTGGAGCTCTTTGAAGAG ATGCGCAGCACAAGAAGGGTGTCCGTGTGGCCTGTGGCCTTTGTTGGCGGCCTTCGGTATGAGGCCCCCCGGGTGAATGGGGCAGGGAAAGTGGTtggctggaagacagtcttcgaCCCCCACCGGCCATTTGCAATAGACATGGCTGGATTTGCTGTCAACCTCCGGCTCATCTTGCAACGAAGCCAGGCCTACTTTAAGCTACGTGGGGTAAAAGGAGGCTACCAGGAAAGCAGTCTCCTTCGAGAACTTGTCACCCTCAATGATCTAGAGCCCAAGGCAGCAAACTGTACCAAG ATCCTGGTCTGGCATACGCGAACAGAGAAGCCAGTGCTGGTGAATGAGGGGAAGAAGGGCTTCACTGACCCCTCGGTGGAGATCTGA